A single window of Nomascus leucogenys isolate Asia chromosome 18, Asia_NLE_v1, whole genome shotgun sequence DNA harbors:
- the RSL1D1 gene encoding ribosomal L1 domain-containing protein 1 yields the protein MERFASAPHSSSAATATSTSTPVAPTARKQLDKEQVRKAVDALLTHCKSRKNNYGLLLNENENLFLMVVLWKIPSKELRVRLTLPHSIRSDSEDICLFTKDEPNSTPEKTEQFYRKLLNKHGIKTISQIISLQTLKKEYKSYEAKLRLLSSFDLFLTDARIRRLLPSLIGRHFYQRKKVPVSVNLLSKNLSREINDCIGGTVLNISKSGSCSAIRIGHVGMQIEHIIENIVAVSKGLSEKLPEKWESVKLLFVKTERSAALPIFSSFVSNWDEATKRSLLNKKKKEARRKRKERNFEKQKERKKKRQQARKTASVLSKDDVAPESGDTTVKKPESKKEQIPEHGKKKRGRGKAQVKATNESEDEIPQLVPIGKKTPANENVEIQKHATGKKSPTKSPNPSTPRGKKRKALPASETPKAAESETPGKGPGKKPKIKEEAVKEKNPSLGKKDARQTPKKPEAKFFTTPSKSVRKASHTPKKWPKKPKVPQST from the exons ATGGAGAGGTTTGCCTCCGCGCCACACTCTTCTTCAGCcgctactgcaacctccacctcgacTCCAGTGGCCCCGACAGCACGGAAGCAGCTGGACAAAGAGCAG GTTAGAAAGGCAGTGGATGCTCTCTTGACACATTGCAAGTCCAGGAAAAACAATTATGggttacttttgaatgagaatgaaaatttatttttaatggtggTATTATGGAAAATTCCAAGTAAAGAACTGAGGGTCAGACT GACCTTGCCTCATAGTATTCGATCAGATTCAGAAGATATCTGTTTATTTACGAAGGATGAACCCAATTCAACTCCTGAAAAGACAGAACAATTTTATAGAAAGCTTTTAAACAAGCATGGAATTAAAACCATTTCTCAG ATTATCTCCCTCCAAACTCTAAAGAAGGAATATAAATCCTATGAAGCCAAGCTCCGCCTTCTGAGCAGTTTTGACCTCTTCCTTACTGATGCCAGAATTAGGCGGCTCTTACCCTCACTCATTGGGAGACATTTTTATCAAAGAAAGAA aGTTCCAGTATCTGTAAACCTTTTGTCCAAGAATTTATCAAGAGAGATCAATGACTGTATAGGTGGAACGGTGttaaacatttctaaaagtgGTTCTTGCAG TGCTATACGTATCGGTCACGTTGGAATGCAAATTGAGCACATCATTGAAAACATTGTTGCTGTCAGCAAAGGACTTTCAGAAAAATTGCCAGAG AAGTGGGAGAGCGTGAAACTCCTGTTTGTGAAAACTGAGAGATCGGCTGCTCTTCCCATCTTTTCCTCGTTTGTCAGCAATTGGGATGAAGCCACCAAAAGATCTTTgcttaataagaagaaaaaa GAGGCAAGGAGAAAacgaaaagaaagaaattttgaaaaacaaaaggagaggaaaaagaagaggcagCAGGCTAGGAAGACCGCATCAGTTCTTAGTAAAGATGATGTGGCACCTGAAAGTGGTGATACTACAGTGAAGAAACCTGAATCAAAGAAGGAACAGATCCCAGAGCATGGGAAGAAAAAACGTGGCAGAGGAAAAGCCCAAGTTAAAGCAACAAATGAATCCGAAGATGAAATTCCACAGCTGGTACCAATAGGAAAGAAGACTCCAGCTAATGAAAATGTAgag attcaAAAACATGCCACAGGAAAGAAGTCTCCAACAAAGAGTCCTAATCCCAGCACACCTcgtgggaagaaaagaaaggcctTGCCAGCATCTGAGACCCCAAAAGCTGCAGAGTCTGAGACCCCAGGGAAAGGCCCAGGGAAGAAGCCAAAAATCAAAGAAGAGgcagtgaaggaaaaaaatccttcGCTGGGGAAAAAAGATGCGAGACAGACTCCAAAAAAGCCAGAGGCCAAGTTCTTCACCACTCCTAGTAAATCTGTGAGAAAAGCTTCCCACACCCCCAAAAAATGGCCCAAAAAACCCAAAGTACCCCAGTCGACCTAA